The following nucleotide sequence is from Acinetobacter equi.
ATTTTTTGTAAAACAGAGGTTTTAACTTCCCAATCTTCAAAAACAGCTTCAACAGCTAAATCAACTTGAGAAAGTGCCGCATAATCTAAAGTAGTTGATAGATTTTTTTGAATATTTGTCGCTTTTTCTTCAGTTAAACGACCTTTGCTAATTTGTCCATCAAAATACTGACCAATTAAACCTAAACCACGCTCTAAAGCTGCTTGATTATTTTCAATTAAAGTGACAGAAAAACCTGCATTTAAGAAGCAAATGGCAATTCCACTCCCCATTGTTCCTGCACCAATGACAGCAACTTTTTGTACTGGCTGTGCTTGAATATTTTGAGCTAAATCTGGAATGTTTTTAATTTCACGTTCTGCAAAAAATGCATGTCTTAAACTTTTAGATTCAGCACTTTCAGTCAGCATCTTAAAAAGTTGTTGTTCTTTTAGAAATCCTGCTTGAAAGTTTTGTTCTATAGATGCTTCAATCGCATCAATAATTGCATTTTGAACAACTGTATTTGTATGTTTTTTAAGTTGAGCTCGTTGATTTTCTAGGTGCTGAAGTAGTGCTTCATCTGATTCGATATTTATATTTTTAATATGATAAACAGTACCTACAGATTGCGTTGCAAAAGCCAATGCTGCACTTAACACAGACTCTTCCGTCAAAACATCAATCAATGCAGTTTCATTTAACGTATCTAATTTTAATGGCTTACCAGAAAGAATTGTATTTAATGCCCGCTCAACCCCAATATAACGTGGTAACAGTTGTGTCCCCGCAGCACCAGGTAATAAACCTAAATGTACTTCAGGAAGAGCTAGCTGACTTTTCTCATGAACAATTCGATGATGACATGCTAAAGCAAGTTCTAATCCACCACCGAATGCAACACCTGAAATTGCAGCAACAATAGGTTTCGATGCATTTGAGATTAAATCAAATAAATCGTGTAAAGATGGAAACTCTAAATGTATTCCTTGTGAAAACTCATGAATATCTGCACCAGCACTAAATGCTTTTTCACCACCATATAAAATGATGCTTCGTATCTCATTATTTAACAATAATTGTTGTATTGCCTGATATAAGTCATGACGCAATGCATGTGA
It contains:
- a CDS encoding 3-hydroxyacyl-CoA dehydrogenase NAD-binding domain-containing protein → MNTQGQVRIETSQNIGIIHFQTEKLNVLSHALRHDLYQAIQQLLLNNEIRSIILYGGEKAFSAGADIHEFSQGIHLEFPSLHDLFDLISNASKPIVAAISGVAFGGGLELALACHHRIVHEKSQLALPEVHLGLLPGAAGTQLLPRYIGVERALNTILSGKPLKLDTLNETALIDVLTEESVLSAALAFATQSVGTVYHIKNINIESDEALLQHLENQRAQLKKHTNTVVQNAIIDAIEASIEQNFQAGFLKEQQLFKMLTESAESKSLRHAFFAEREIKNIPDLAQNIQAQPVQKVAVIGAGTMGSGIAICFLNAGFSVTLIENNQAALERGLGLIGQYFDGQISKGRLTEEKATNIQKNLSTTLDYAALSQVDLAVEAVFEDWEVKTSVLQKMDEYLPESAILASNTSTLDLNELAKVTKRPEAVVGLHFFSPAQVMPLLEIVRTELTSQQTLVTALDIGKRLRKVAVVAGVCDGFIGNRMLNEYLRIAGLLIDAGASPYQIDQALEQWGMAMGPFRMCDMAGNDIGYLIRKQQLKMNPNKKFSGIADLLVEQQRLGQKTKKGWYDYSQGNRRGDQDAEVIQLIEDYRQAQGIEAKTFSNEEIVERCIYALTNEGFRLLEEGIALRSSDIDVVYLAGYGFPRWRGGPMFYAEQQGLDVMKNRIQQFAEDLYSDASFWQIPTLLAKKVA